Proteins encoded in a region of the Anopheles aquasalis chromosome 2, idAnoAquaMG_Q_19, whole genome shotgun sequence genome:
- the LOC126581810 gene encoding chloride channel protein 2 isoform X5, protein MVSEVKMYGRYTKDLGEYAKDEARRLRLLERRRKKDDKARNKELLGVRDNRFFKAASWLWRNTFARLGEDWVFLALLGIIMALLSYMMDKGISMCTNSRVWLYRDLTNHPVAQYLAWVSLPVCLILFSAGFVHLVAPQSIGSGIPEMKTILRGVALKEYLTFKTLVAKVIGLTATLGSGMPLGKEGPFVHIASIVSQLLSKIITSFQSIYENESRNTEMLAAACAVGVGACFAAPIGGVLFSIEVTTTYFAVRNYWRGFFAAVCGATVFRLLAVWFQKADTVTAMFSTNFTSDFPFDPQELFVFALIGLVCGLGGALYVWVHRKYVLFMRSNKKMNKFLQKNRFLYPGIVALIVATLSFPHGFGKFIAGELSTHEQVHQLFSNFTWTQNELTVEQAAIVSNWRTAHTDVFANLTIYLLYTFFLSIIASTIPVPSGMFIPVFKIGAAFGRLVGEGMHLWFPHGVRYGGMLAPIIPGGYSVVGAAAFSGAVTHTVSVGVIVFEMTGQITHIVPVMIAALVSNAVAALLQPSMYDSIILIKKLPYLPDLLPSGSGMYNIYVEDFMLRDVRYIWKGISYQQLKDILKANKGLRSLPIVDSPDNRVLLGSVQRYELIKMIDKHIGREKRLEVAAKLMKEAEEKAREEQERLKREAEEATKTRRPSRFEVIPAPDILKLRERANNEMLPPQARRESNVSASGPVFGALQPKKSILKKTNSFTLKGVSPLSPHSPVHTPYSTITGTESRIRSAFDIIFRKSATLQDVTPDPEIGSIGTPSIVGSEVAPLTPGISKKVQLPRERVIDMSPEDQKAWEMEEMAKSIDVDNLHIDPAPFQLVERTSILKVHSLFSMVGINHAYVTNVGRLVGVVALKELRKAIENVNSGTLTPESVKAKQEEEARALSQKETENNNGTAVDDPLLPKSLGDVFSDKKVNNTITSMDSALSNSDNCSDIELDNINVHRADTTKPNKNSGPQQ, encoded by the exons atGGTGAGTGAGGTCAAG ATGTATGGTCGCTACACGAAGGACCTAGGAGAGTACGCCAAAGATGAAGCGCGAAGACTCAGGCTTCTTGAAcgacgaagaaagaaagacgaTAAAGCAAGAAATAAG GAGCTGCTCGGTGTGCGGGACAACAGGTTCTTCAAGGCGGCCTCCTGGCTATGGCGCAACACATTCGCTCGGCTTGGCGAGGACTGGGTGTTCCTGGCCCTGCtcggcatcatcatggcgCTGCTATCCTACATGATGGATAAGGGCATCTCGATGTGCACGAACT CACGCGTCTGGCTCTACCGTGATCTCACCAACCATCCGGTGGCCCAGTACCTGGCCTGGGTGTCGCTGCCGGTGTGCCTGATCCTGTTCTCGGCCGGATTCGTGCACCTGGTGGCACCGCAGAGTATCGGTTCCGGTATCCCGGAGATGAAAACGATTCTGCGCGGAGTCGCCCTGAAGGAGTACCTTACCTTCAAGACGCTGGTCGCGAAGGTGATCGGACTGACGGCTACGCTCGGTAGCGGAATGCCGCTCGGCAAGGAGGGCCCCTTTGTACATATAGCTAGTATAGTTTCGCAGCTGCTAAGTAAGATCATAACATCATTCCAATCGATCTACGAGAACGAATCGCGCAACACGGAAATGCTGGCGGCGGCCTGTGCCGTCGGTGTCGGCGCATGCTTCGCCGCCCCGATCGGGGGCGTCCTGTTCAGCATCGAGGTCACCACGACGTACTTTGCGGTGCGCAACTACTGGCGCGGCTTTTTCGCCGCCGTCTGCGGTGCCACCGTCTTCCGGTTGCTGGCCGTCTGGTTCCAGAAGGCGGACACCGTGACGGCCATGTTTTCGACCAACTTCACCTCCGACTTTCCCTTCGATCCGCAAGAATTGTTCGTCTTTGCACTGATCGG ACTCGTTTGCGGACTCGGTGGTGCACTGTACGTGTGGGTACATCGAAAATACGTTCTCTTCATGCGCTCCAACAAGAAGATGAACAAATTTCTGCAGAAAAA TCGGTTCCTCTACCCGGGCATCGTGGCGCTGATTGTGGCCACATTGTCGTTCCCACATGGTTTCGGCAAGTTTATAGCCGGTGAGCTCAGCACACACGAGCAGGTCCACCAGCTGTTCTCGAACTTCACTTGGACCCAAAATGAGCTGACCGTCGAACAGGCGGCCATCGTTTCGAACTGGCGCACGGCACACACGGACGTGTTCGCTAATCTTACTATCTATCTACTGTACACG TTCTTCCTGTCGATCATAGCCTCAACCATTCCCGTGCCATCCGGTATGTTCATACCCGTGTTCAAGATTGGTGCTGCCTTCGGGCGGTTGGTTGGCGAAGGGATGCACCTATGGTTCCCGCACGGTGTCCGCTATGGAGGGATGCTAGCACCGATCATTCCCGGTGGTTACTCGGTGGTTGGAGCGGCCGCCTTTTCCGGTGCCGTCACGCACACCGTGTCGGTCGGTGTAATCGTGTTCGAAATGACGGGCCAAATCACGCACATCGTCCCCGTTATGATAGCGGCGTTGGTGTCGAATGCGGTGGCCGCACTCTTGCAACCGTCCATGTACGATAGCATCATTCTCATCAAGAAGCTACCGTACCTGCCCGATCTATTGCCGTCCGGTTCCGGCATGTACAACATCTACGTCGAGGACTTTATGCTGCGCGATGTGCGCTACATCTGGAAGGGAATCTCGTACCAACAGTTGAAGGATATTCTGAAGGCGAACAAGGGCTTACGCAGTTTGCCGATCGTCGACAGCCCGGATAACAGGGTGCTGCTCGGTAGTGTGCAGCGCTACGAGCTGATCAAGATGATCGACAAACACATAGGGCGCGAGAAGCGACTGGAGGTAGCCGCCAAGCTGATGAAAGAAGCAGAGGAGAAGGCCCGCGAAGAGCAGGAACGGTTGAAACGCGAAGCGGAGGAGGCGACCAAAACGCGCCGCCCGTCGAGGTTCGAGGTCATACCAGCACCCGACATCCTGAAGCTGCGAGAAAGGGCCAACAACGAAATGCTACCACCGCAGGCACGCCGAGAATCGAATGTATCTGCCAGCGGTCCCGTGTTCGGTGCGTTGCAGCCAAAGAAATCCATTCTCAAGAAAACGAACTCGTTCACGCTGAAGGGCGTTAGCCCGCTGTCACCGCACAGCCCCGTGCACACACCCTACTCGACGATTACCGGAACCGAGAGTCGCATTCGTTCCGCGTTCGATATCATATTCCGCAAGTCGGCCACCCTGCAGGATGTCACACCGGATCCCGAGATTGGTTCCATCGGTACGCCCAGCATCGTGGGATCGGAGGTGGCCCCGTTAACGCCTGGGATCTCGAAGAAAGTGCAGTTGCCCCGTGAACGGGTGATCGATATGTCGCCCGAAGATCAGAAAGCGTGGGAAATGGAGGAGATggcaaaatcgatcgatgtcgatAATTTACACATTGATCCGGCGCCGTTCCAGTTAGTCGAACGTACCTCCATCCTGAAGGTGCACTCACTGTTCTCGATGGTTGGCATTAACCATGCGTATGTGACCaacgtcggtcggttggttggagtaGTGGCCCTTAAAGAG cTTCGAAAGGCTATCGAAAACGTGAACAGTGGTACATTGACACCAGAGTCGGTGAAAGCCAaacaggaagaggaagcgcGTGCCTTGTCTCAGAAAG AAACGGAGAACAACAACGGCACGGCAGTGGATGATCCGCTGCTGCCAAAGAGTCTCGGGGACGTGTTTAGTGACAAAAAAGTAAATAACACCATTACCTCGATGGATTCGGCATTGTCCAACTCGGACAACTGTTCCGATATAGAGCTCGATAACATTAACGTTCATCGGGCTGACACGACCAAGCCAAACAAGAATTCCGGCCCACAGCAGTAG
- the LOC126581810 gene encoding chloride channel protein 2 isoform X6 gives MMYGRYTKDLGEYAKDEARRLRLLERRRKKDDKARNKELLGVRDNRFFKAASWLWRNTFARLGEDWVFLALLGIIMALLSYMMDKGISMCTNSRVWLYRDLTNHPVAQYLAWVSLPVCLILFSAGFVHLVAPQSIGSGIPEMKTILRGVALKEYLTFKTLVAKVIGLTATLGSGMPLGKEGPFVHIASIVSQLLSKIITSFQSIYENESRNTEMLAAACAVGVGACFAAPIGGVLFSIEVTTTYFAVRNYWRGFFAAVCGATVFRLLAVWFQKADTVTAMFSTNFTSDFPFDPQELFVFALIGLVCGLGGALYVWVHRKYVLFMRSNKKMNKFLQKNRFLYPGIVALIVATLSFPHGFGKFIAGELSTHEQVHQLFSNFTWTQNELTVEQAAIVSNWRTAHTDVFANLTIYLLYTFFLSIIASTIPVPSGMFIPVFKIGAAFGRLVGEGMHLWFPHGVRYGGMLAPIIPGGYSVVGAAAFSGAVTHTVSVGVIVFEMTGQITHIVPVMIAALVSNAVAALLQPSMYDSIILIKKLPYLPDLLPSGSGMYNIYVEDFMLRDVRYIWKGISYQQLKDILKANKGLRSLPIVDSPDNRVLLGSVQRYELIKMIDKHIGREKRLEVAAKLMKEAEEKAREEQERLKREAEEATKTRRPSRFEVIPAPDILKLRERANNEMLPPQARRESNVSASGPVFGALQPKKSILKKTNSFTLKGVSPLSPHSPVHTPYSTITGTESRIRSAFDIIFRKSATLQDVTPDPEIGSIGTPSIVGSEVAPLTPGISKKVQLPRERVIDMSPEDQKAWEMEEMAKSIDVDNLHIDPAPFQLVERTSILKVHSLFSMVGINHAYVTNVGRLVGVVALKELRKAIENVNSGTLTPESVKAKQEEEARALSQKETENNNGTAVDDPLLPKSLGDVFSDKKVNNTITSMDSALSNSDNCSDIELDNINVHRADTTKPNKNSGPQQ, from the exons atG ATGTATGGTCGCTACACGAAGGACCTAGGAGAGTACGCCAAAGATGAAGCGCGAAGACTCAGGCTTCTTGAAcgacgaagaaagaaagacgaTAAAGCAAGAAATAAG GAGCTGCTCGGTGTGCGGGACAACAGGTTCTTCAAGGCGGCCTCCTGGCTATGGCGCAACACATTCGCTCGGCTTGGCGAGGACTGGGTGTTCCTGGCCCTGCtcggcatcatcatggcgCTGCTATCCTACATGATGGATAAGGGCATCTCGATGTGCACGAACT CACGCGTCTGGCTCTACCGTGATCTCACCAACCATCCGGTGGCCCAGTACCTGGCCTGGGTGTCGCTGCCGGTGTGCCTGATCCTGTTCTCGGCCGGATTCGTGCACCTGGTGGCACCGCAGAGTATCGGTTCCGGTATCCCGGAGATGAAAACGATTCTGCGCGGAGTCGCCCTGAAGGAGTACCTTACCTTCAAGACGCTGGTCGCGAAGGTGATCGGACTGACGGCTACGCTCGGTAGCGGAATGCCGCTCGGCAAGGAGGGCCCCTTTGTACATATAGCTAGTATAGTTTCGCAGCTGCTAAGTAAGATCATAACATCATTCCAATCGATCTACGAGAACGAATCGCGCAACACGGAAATGCTGGCGGCGGCCTGTGCCGTCGGTGTCGGCGCATGCTTCGCCGCCCCGATCGGGGGCGTCCTGTTCAGCATCGAGGTCACCACGACGTACTTTGCGGTGCGCAACTACTGGCGCGGCTTTTTCGCCGCCGTCTGCGGTGCCACCGTCTTCCGGTTGCTGGCCGTCTGGTTCCAGAAGGCGGACACCGTGACGGCCATGTTTTCGACCAACTTCACCTCCGACTTTCCCTTCGATCCGCAAGAATTGTTCGTCTTTGCACTGATCGG ACTCGTTTGCGGACTCGGTGGTGCACTGTACGTGTGGGTACATCGAAAATACGTTCTCTTCATGCGCTCCAACAAGAAGATGAACAAATTTCTGCAGAAAAA TCGGTTCCTCTACCCGGGCATCGTGGCGCTGATTGTGGCCACATTGTCGTTCCCACATGGTTTCGGCAAGTTTATAGCCGGTGAGCTCAGCACACACGAGCAGGTCCACCAGCTGTTCTCGAACTTCACTTGGACCCAAAATGAGCTGACCGTCGAACAGGCGGCCATCGTTTCGAACTGGCGCACGGCACACACGGACGTGTTCGCTAATCTTACTATCTATCTACTGTACACG TTCTTCCTGTCGATCATAGCCTCAACCATTCCCGTGCCATCCGGTATGTTCATACCCGTGTTCAAGATTGGTGCTGCCTTCGGGCGGTTGGTTGGCGAAGGGATGCACCTATGGTTCCCGCACGGTGTCCGCTATGGAGGGATGCTAGCACCGATCATTCCCGGTGGTTACTCGGTGGTTGGAGCGGCCGCCTTTTCCGGTGCCGTCACGCACACCGTGTCGGTCGGTGTAATCGTGTTCGAAATGACGGGCCAAATCACGCACATCGTCCCCGTTATGATAGCGGCGTTGGTGTCGAATGCGGTGGCCGCACTCTTGCAACCGTCCATGTACGATAGCATCATTCTCATCAAGAAGCTACCGTACCTGCCCGATCTATTGCCGTCCGGTTCCGGCATGTACAACATCTACGTCGAGGACTTTATGCTGCGCGATGTGCGCTACATCTGGAAGGGAATCTCGTACCAACAGTTGAAGGATATTCTGAAGGCGAACAAGGGCTTACGCAGTTTGCCGATCGTCGACAGCCCGGATAACAGGGTGCTGCTCGGTAGTGTGCAGCGCTACGAGCTGATCAAGATGATCGACAAACACATAGGGCGCGAGAAGCGACTGGAGGTAGCCGCCAAGCTGATGAAAGAAGCAGAGGAGAAGGCCCGCGAAGAGCAGGAACGGTTGAAACGCGAAGCGGAGGAGGCGACCAAAACGCGCCGCCCGTCGAGGTTCGAGGTCATACCAGCACCCGACATCCTGAAGCTGCGAGAAAGGGCCAACAACGAAATGCTACCACCGCAGGCACGCCGAGAATCGAATGTATCTGCCAGCGGTCCCGTGTTCGGTGCGTTGCAGCCAAAGAAATCCATTCTCAAGAAAACGAACTCGTTCACGCTGAAGGGCGTTAGCCCGCTGTCACCGCACAGCCCCGTGCACACACCCTACTCGACGATTACCGGAACCGAGAGTCGCATTCGTTCCGCGTTCGATATCATATTCCGCAAGTCGGCCACCCTGCAGGATGTCACACCGGATCCCGAGATTGGTTCCATCGGTACGCCCAGCATCGTGGGATCGGAGGTGGCCCCGTTAACGCCTGGGATCTCGAAGAAAGTGCAGTTGCCCCGTGAACGGGTGATCGATATGTCGCCCGAAGATCAGAAAGCGTGGGAAATGGAGGAGATggcaaaatcgatcgatgtcgatAATTTACACATTGATCCGGCGCCGTTCCAGTTAGTCGAACGTACCTCCATCCTGAAGGTGCACTCACTGTTCTCGATGGTTGGCATTAACCATGCGTATGTGACCaacgtcggtcggttggttggagtaGTGGCCCTTAAAGAG cTTCGAAAGGCTATCGAAAACGTGAACAGTGGTACATTGACACCAGAGTCGGTGAAAGCCAaacaggaagaggaagcgcGTGCCTTGTCTCAGAAAG AAACGGAGAACAACAACGGCACGGCAGTGGATGATCCGCTGCTGCCAAAGAGTCTCGGGGACGTGTTTAGTGACAAAAAAGTAAATAACACCATTACCTCGATGGATTCGGCATTGTCCAACTCGGACAACTGTTCCGATATAGAGCTCGATAACATTAACGTTCATCGGGCTGACACGACCAAGCCAAACAAGAATTCCGGCCCACAGCAGTAG
- the LOC126581810 gene encoding chloride channel protein 2 isoform X7, protein MYGRYTKDLGEYAKDEARRLRLLERRRKKDDKARNKELLGVRDNRFFKAASWLWRNTFARLGEDWVFLALLGIIMALLSYMMDKGISMCTNSRVWLYRDLTNHPVAQYLAWVSLPVCLILFSAGFVHLVAPQSIGSGIPEMKTILRGVALKEYLTFKTLVAKVIGLTATLGSGMPLGKEGPFVHIASIVSQLLSKIITSFQSIYENESRNTEMLAAACAVGVGACFAAPIGGVLFSIEVTTTYFAVRNYWRGFFAAVCGATVFRLLAVWFQKADTVTAMFSTNFTSDFPFDPQELFVFALIGLVCGLGGALYVWVHRKYVLFMRSNKKMNKFLQKNRFLYPGIVALIVATLSFPHGFGKFIAGELSTHEQVHQLFSNFTWTQNELTVEQAAIVSNWRTAHTDVFANLTIYLLYTFFLSIIASTIPVPSGMFIPVFKIGAAFGRLVGEGMHLWFPHGVRYGGMLAPIIPGGYSVVGAAAFSGAVTHTVSVGVIVFEMTGQITHIVPVMIAALVSNAVAALLQPSMYDSIILIKKLPYLPDLLPSGSGMYNIYVEDFMLRDVRYIWKGISYQQLKDILKANKGLRSLPIVDSPDNRVLLGSVQRYELIKMIDKHIGREKRLEVAAKLMKEAEEKAREEQERLKREAEEATKTRRPSRFEVIPAPDILKLRERANNEMLPPQARRESNVSASGPVFGALQPKKSILKKTNSFTLKGVSPLSPHSPVHTPYSTITGTESRIRSAFDIIFRKSATLQDVTPDPEIGSIGTPSIVGSEVAPLTPGISKKVQLPRERVIDMSPEDQKAWEMEEMAKSIDVDNLHIDPAPFQLVERTSILKVHSLFSMVGINHAYVTNVGRLVGVVALKELRKAIENVNSGTLTPESVKAKQEEEARALSQKETENNNGTAVDDPLLPKSLGDVFSDKKVNNTITSMDSALSNSDNCSDIELDNINVHRADTTKPNKNSGPQQ, encoded by the exons ATGTATGGTCGCTACACGAAGGACCTAGGAGAGTACGCCAAAGATGAAGCGCGAAGACTCAGGCTTCTTGAAcgacgaagaaagaaagacgaTAAAGCAAGAAATAAG GAGCTGCTCGGTGTGCGGGACAACAGGTTCTTCAAGGCGGCCTCCTGGCTATGGCGCAACACATTCGCTCGGCTTGGCGAGGACTGGGTGTTCCTGGCCCTGCtcggcatcatcatggcgCTGCTATCCTACATGATGGATAAGGGCATCTCGATGTGCACGAACT CACGCGTCTGGCTCTACCGTGATCTCACCAACCATCCGGTGGCCCAGTACCTGGCCTGGGTGTCGCTGCCGGTGTGCCTGATCCTGTTCTCGGCCGGATTCGTGCACCTGGTGGCACCGCAGAGTATCGGTTCCGGTATCCCGGAGATGAAAACGATTCTGCGCGGAGTCGCCCTGAAGGAGTACCTTACCTTCAAGACGCTGGTCGCGAAGGTGATCGGACTGACGGCTACGCTCGGTAGCGGAATGCCGCTCGGCAAGGAGGGCCCCTTTGTACATATAGCTAGTATAGTTTCGCAGCTGCTAAGTAAGATCATAACATCATTCCAATCGATCTACGAGAACGAATCGCGCAACACGGAAATGCTGGCGGCGGCCTGTGCCGTCGGTGTCGGCGCATGCTTCGCCGCCCCGATCGGGGGCGTCCTGTTCAGCATCGAGGTCACCACGACGTACTTTGCGGTGCGCAACTACTGGCGCGGCTTTTTCGCCGCCGTCTGCGGTGCCACCGTCTTCCGGTTGCTGGCCGTCTGGTTCCAGAAGGCGGACACCGTGACGGCCATGTTTTCGACCAACTTCACCTCCGACTTTCCCTTCGATCCGCAAGAATTGTTCGTCTTTGCACTGATCGG ACTCGTTTGCGGACTCGGTGGTGCACTGTACGTGTGGGTACATCGAAAATACGTTCTCTTCATGCGCTCCAACAAGAAGATGAACAAATTTCTGCAGAAAAA TCGGTTCCTCTACCCGGGCATCGTGGCGCTGATTGTGGCCACATTGTCGTTCCCACATGGTTTCGGCAAGTTTATAGCCGGTGAGCTCAGCACACACGAGCAGGTCCACCAGCTGTTCTCGAACTTCACTTGGACCCAAAATGAGCTGACCGTCGAACAGGCGGCCATCGTTTCGAACTGGCGCACGGCACACACGGACGTGTTCGCTAATCTTACTATCTATCTACTGTACACG TTCTTCCTGTCGATCATAGCCTCAACCATTCCCGTGCCATCCGGTATGTTCATACCCGTGTTCAAGATTGGTGCTGCCTTCGGGCGGTTGGTTGGCGAAGGGATGCACCTATGGTTCCCGCACGGTGTCCGCTATGGAGGGATGCTAGCACCGATCATTCCCGGTGGTTACTCGGTGGTTGGAGCGGCCGCCTTTTCCGGTGCCGTCACGCACACCGTGTCGGTCGGTGTAATCGTGTTCGAAATGACGGGCCAAATCACGCACATCGTCCCCGTTATGATAGCGGCGTTGGTGTCGAATGCGGTGGCCGCACTCTTGCAACCGTCCATGTACGATAGCATCATTCTCATCAAGAAGCTACCGTACCTGCCCGATCTATTGCCGTCCGGTTCCGGCATGTACAACATCTACGTCGAGGACTTTATGCTGCGCGATGTGCGCTACATCTGGAAGGGAATCTCGTACCAACAGTTGAAGGATATTCTGAAGGCGAACAAGGGCTTACGCAGTTTGCCGATCGTCGACAGCCCGGATAACAGGGTGCTGCTCGGTAGTGTGCAGCGCTACGAGCTGATCAAGATGATCGACAAACACATAGGGCGCGAGAAGCGACTGGAGGTAGCCGCCAAGCTGATGAAAGAAGCAGAGGAGAAGGCCCGCGAAGAGCAGGAACGGTTGAAACGCGAAGCGGAGGAGGCGACCAAAACGCGCCGCCCGTCGAGGTTCGAGGTCATACCAGCACCCGACATCCTGAAGCTGCGAGAAAGGGCCAACAACGAAATGCTACCACCGCAGGCACGCCGAGAATCGAATGTATCTGCCAGCGGTCCCGTGTTCGGTGCGTTGCAGCCAAAGAAATCCATTCTCAAGAAAACGAACTCGTTCACGCTGAAGGGCGTTAGCCCGCTGTCACCGCACAGCCCCGTGCACACACCCTACTCGACGATTACCGGAACCGAGAGTCGCATTCGTTCCGCGTTCGATATCATATTCCGCAAGTCGGCCACCCTGCAGGATGTCACACCGGATCCCGAGATTGGTTCCATCGGTACGCCCAGCATCGTGGGATCGGAGGTGGCCCCGTTAACGCCTGGGATCTCGAAGAAAGTGCAGTTGCCCCGTGAACGGGTGATCGATATGTCGCCCGAAGATCAGAAAGCGTGGGAAATGGAGGAGATggcaaaatcgatcgatgtcgatAATTTACACATTGATCCGGCGCCGTTCCAGTTAGTCGAACGTACCTCCATCCTGAAGGTGCACTCACTGTTCTCGATGGTTGGCATTAACCATGCGTATGTGACCaacgtcggtcggttggttggagtaGTGGCCCTTAAAGAG cTTCGAAAGGCTATCGAAAACGTGAACAGTGGTACATTGACACCAGAGTCGGTGAAAGCCAaacaggaagaggaagcgcGTGCCTTGTCTCAGAAAG AAACGGAGAACAACAACGGCACGGCAGTGGATGATCCGCTGCTGCCAAAGAGTCTCGGGGACGTGTTTAGTGACAAAAAAGTAAATAACACCATTACCTCGATGGATTCGGCATTGTCCAACTCGGACAACTGTTCCGATATAGAGCTCGATAACATTAACGTTCATCGGGCTGACACGACCAAGCCAAACAAGAATTCCGGCCCACAGCAGTAG